The Corynebacterium qintianiae genome has a window encoding:
- a CDS encoding S1 family peptidase codes for MVRRHLLASVAAALLVIAGVAQVPSAQAQEDPNYIWRTDPVSKVLAGKPMVDRVLHRVPGSFHDAAPIAPEAWEAQQARGKALYGPGTPIYVGDESICTVAVAGYDARGRMVAVTAGHCGSEGQPVTSADAVGVGHSGRIVAVNRELDYAVIELGPNAEVSRTYNGVTVNHLGAEPRALGQVVCKSGFASAQTCGLTWFDDGHTNLNQVCAMQGDSGAPLLAGDALVGIINGGILNAPCQTPLQGPLFSPTSSARIENIIGAMNNGFRLP; via the coding sequence ATGGTTCGTCGTCACCTGCTCGCCTCCGTCGCCGCCGCCCTGCTGGTCATCGCAGGGGTGGCGCAAGTTCCGAGCGCGCAGGCGCAGGAGGACCCGAACTACATCTGGCGCACCGACCCAGTGTCGAAGGTCCTGGCCGGCAAGCCCATGGTGGACCGGGTCCTGCACCGGGTCCCGGGCTCGTTCCACGACGCAGCCCCCATCGCCCCCGAGGCATGGGAGGCGCAGCAGGCGCGCGGAAAGGCGCTGTATGGACCGGGAACACCCATCTACGTAGGTGACGAGTCGATCTGCACCGTTGCCGTGGCGGGTTACGATGCCCGCGGGCGCATGGTGGCCGTCACCGCCGGGCACTGCGGCTCCGAGGGGCAGCCGGTCACCTCGGCGGACGCGGTGGGAGTGGGGCATTCCGGGCGGATCGTCGCTGTCAACCGCGAGCTCGACTACGCCGTGATCGAGCTCGGCCCGAACGCGGAGGTCAGCCGCACCTACAACGGCGTGACTGTGAACCACCTCGGCGCGGAACCGCGGGCGCTCGGCCAGGTCGTGTGCAAGAGTGGCTTCGCCTCCGCGCAGACGTGCGGCCTGACCTGGTTCGACGACGGCCACACCAACCTCAACCAGGTGTGCGCCATGCAGGGCGACTCGGGCGCGCCCCTGCTCGCGGGCGACGCGCTGGTCGGGATCATCAACGGCGGCATCCTCAACGCCCCGTGCCAGACGCCGCTGCAGGGCCCTCTATTCTCCCCGACGTCGTCCGCGCGCATCGAGAACATTATCGGCGCAATGAATAACGGGTTCAGGCTCCCTTAA
- the hisN gene encoding histidinol-phosphatase, whose amino-acid sequence MSNYADDLALALKLADTADGITLERFEAADLNVESKPDMTPVSDADLAVEEALRAELAEARPADAVLGEEFGGEAAFEGRQWVIDPIDGTKNFVRGVPVWATLISLLVDGQPVVGVVSAPALARRWYASAGAGAWRTFNGGALKRLSVSQVASLDDASLSMSSLEGWQSRGLRDNFIALTEKTWRLRGYGDFLSYCFVAEGSVDIAAEPEVSLWDLAALSVLVTEAGGEFTSVEGTKGPHGGDAVATNGALHGVVLRELKGA is encoded by the coding sequence ATGTCTAACTACGCAGACGACCTCGCACTCGCACTCAAACTTGCCGACACCGCTGACGGGATCACTCTCGAGCGCTTCGAAGCGGCGGACCTGAATGTGGAGTCGAAGCCCGACATGACACCGGTTTCCGACGCGGACCTCGCCGTCGAGGAGGCGCTTCGTGCGGAGCTCGCGGAAGCGCGCCCTGCGGACGCGGTACTGGGCGAGGAGTTCGGCGGCGAAGCAGCGTTCGAGGGCCGCCAGTGGGTCATCGACCCCATCGACGGGACGAAGAACTTCGTGCGCGGTGTTCCCGTGTGGGCCACCCTGATTTCCCTGCTTGTCGACGGCCAGCCGGTCGTCGGGGTCGTCTCGGCGCCCGCGCTGGCGCGGCGCTGGTACGCGTCTGCCGGCGCCGGCGCCTGGCGCACCTTCAACGGCGGCGCCCTCAAGCGGCTCAGTGTGTCCCAGGTCGCCTCGCTTGACGACGCTTCCCTGTCCATGTCGTCCCTCGAGGGCTGGCAATCCCGCGGGCTGCGCGACAACTTCATCGCGCTGACGGAGAAGACTTGGCGCCTGCGCGGGTACGGCGACTTTCTGAGCTACTGCTTCGTCGCAGAGGGCTCGGTCGACATTGCCGCCGAGCCGGAGGTGTCTCTGTGGGACCTGGCCGCTCTGTCCGTTCTGGTGACGGAAGCTGGTGGAGAGTTCACGTCCGTGGAGGGGACGAAGGGCCCGCACGGCGGCGACGCTGTCGCCACCAACGGGGCCCTCCACGGCGTAGTGCTTCGGGAACTTAAGGGAGCCTGA